TATTGGTCAAACTTCTGAAACACAACCTTAACACCTTGCTCACGCTCTTTTACATAATATTTACCTGTTCCTGATTCGTTCAGGTTTGCAAATGAATGGTCAGTTTTAACGATAGCGCCTTTGTCCATACCTTTTTCATCTGTTCCTGTATAGAACTCACTGTCCATAGGGAAAACATATGTTGCCATATTCAGAAGCAGCGGATACGGCTCTTTTGTTATGATATCTACGGTATAGTCGTCAATTACTTTTCCACCTACAAATGGCTCGAAAAGACCTTTAAAGTCAGAGCTTTTCTTAAGCCTTGCAATTGTCCAGACTACATCCTTAGCTGTAAAATCGTTTCCGCTGTGGAACTTGACTCCTTTGCGCAGATGAAACCTGATAACAGTGGGGCTGATCCGCTCCCATTTGGTAGCGAGTCTCGGCTCAAATGTCATATCTTTTGTCCATCTAACAAGGGGGTCAAACACAAGGTGGGAATACTGAAGCATACCGCCGGAAAGCTGCACATGCGGGTCAAGGGAAACTGGATCTGCGTCCATTGCAAGACGAAGCGTCTTCGCCTGAACCTGTGCCGTCAACGCCATCGTAAGCGCAAGCACAAACAGCATAATAAGTTTTCTCATTAACTCCTCCTAATAACTTCGGGGGGGGTATTCATCCATCAATAAAATGTATAAAAACAGCCCCATGTCTTAAGCTTATCTTAACAATCAGTATTAACACAAATATCTGACAGAATCAATCCCGCTATTCACAGCTCACTCATACACAAAACCTCTCCAGTAAAGCATTGCTGAACAATTTTCACTCAAACTTTCCAAATGTTAAGAATTGTGGCTCAACTCCTGTCACCTGAACTTTATAAATGCATCTTTTTCAATATAGTAGTATCCTTAGAGAAATACTTCCTTTTTTTCCGGAGGTCTGAATGAAAAAAACGATTCTGTCATTCCTGCTTGCAGCCGCCACTTCCTTTACATCCTACGCAGGAAACATTATTGAAGAGTGGAGCAGTTCCATATCCCCATCGGCACCAAAGCTTTTCGAAGTAAATATTTCTGCATCTGAAACAGCTATGCTCATAATTGATATAGAAGAGCAAAGACCTGAAAGAAACCGCAGGTCTAAAAACAACGGGAAAACAGCATCTATCAACCATCTGAAAAACAAAGCAGAAGAAGCGGGCATGACTGTAATTTATACAGTTATACCTTCGTACTCAGAACAAAAAGCTCTCACGTCTGCCAAAAACAGCAGTGATAATATTTTTAACGAGCTTCAGGATATACTCAGTAAAAATAATATCAAAAATATAATTATCGCAGGAGCATCAGACAACGCAACAGTCCTGCATACTGCAACAGCAGCCGCATATACAGGGTACAGCGTTATTGCCCCTATCGACTGCCTGACAGGTGCAGAAGAATATACAGAACAGGCGACGATATGGAACCTGGACTCCGGCAACAGAAAAAACGAAACAGTAACACTTACAAAATCAAATATGATAACTATAACAGCATAGGAAAGACTATTGAAAATATCCAAAGCAACCACAAATGATATTCCTGAGCTTTGCGGTCTGCTAACAATACTCTTCACACAGGAAGAAGAGTTTAAACCTGACTTTAAAAAGCAGGCTGAAGGGCTGAGGAATATAATCGAAAACCCCTCGGCGGGGTGCATACTTAAAGCAGAGGCGGACGGACGCATAATAGGAATGGTAAATCTGCTGTTCACTATCAGTACATTCACCGGAGGCAAAGTAGCTGTGCTCGAAGACATGGTCGTGCTGCCCGAACAGAGAGGAACAGGGACAGGGGCTAAGATTCTGGAGGCTGCAAAAAACACCGCAAAGGAAGAAGGGTGCAGACGTATCACACTGCTAACCGACGGGAACAATCTGCTTGCACAGAAGTTTTATAAAAAGCACGGTTTTGAAAGATCCGACATGGTGGCAATGCGGTATTTCTATTAAATTTCATATCAGGTAACTATTATGGCAGATAAAATTATCATACTGGGAACAGGCGGTCATGCAAAAGTTGTCAAAGAACTGGCTGAAGCGTGTGGATACGAGGTGATAGGCTTCACAGGTTCCGGCAAACCGGCAGGCACAATAATACTGAACAAAGAAGTGCTCTGCACTACAGAAGAGATCGAATCATTAAAAAAACAGACAAACAATGTGATAGTCGCAGTGAGCGCAAACAGCGTCCGTCAGAAACGGGCTGAATATGTCTTAGAGCGGGGATTCAACGTAGTTTCACTGATACACCCTTCATGTGTTTTCAGCCCGAGTGCAGAGGTGGGCACCGGTACAGTCATAATGGGGGGAACAGTTGTAAATGCAGACTCTTATATCGGCGATTTCTCAATCATCAACACTGGCGCCACCGTTGATCACGACTGCCGCATAGGGGACTTCTGCCACATCGCACCAGGGGCAAACCTCGGCGGTGAAGTAACTATCCGGGATCATACATGGATAGGGGTAGGTGCAGCAGTTCGCGACAACATCACCATAGGACAGAATGTCATGGTGGGCGGAAGCGCCTTTGTGGCGTACGACATAGATGACAACGTCACCGCTGTCGGTGTACCTGCAAAAGCAATGCTGAAATAATTCCGGTTGATTTAGCAGCATTTAAAAGCAATTATAACAGTAGAAGGAGCCTGCTATGTCACTACTGAATTTTGAAATACCACTTGTTACAGGCGAGATGAAAAATCTGGATGAATACAGCGGGAAAGTTGTTCTGGCTGTTAATACCGCAAGCAAATGCGGATTCACCCCGCAATATGAAGGGCTGGAAGAAATCTACCGGATGTATAAAGATCAGGGGTTTGTTGTGCTAGCATTTCCATGTAACCAGTTCGGCGCACAGGAACCGGGTACAGAAGAGGAGATTCACGAATTTCTTAGCTGTAACTACACTATAACATTCCCTGTTTTCCAGAAAATTGATGTTAACGGAGCAAATCAGCACCCGTTTTTCCGTGCGCTTAAAACTATGGCGCCGGGTACTATGGGCACGAAACCTATAAAATGGAATTTTACAAAGTTTCTGATCAGCAGAGACGGCACAAGGGTGGAGCGGTTTGCATCTTCCAAAGACCCTGAAAAACTTAGAACAGCCATAGAAAGAGAGCTTGCGAAAGAAGCCTAGAATCCAAGAAAACGTAAAAAACCGTCCTCTTTCACCAGAAGATTCCCTTCAACCTTTTCGTCTATCTGCATGAGCGAACCTATCTTAGGCAGTTCTTCCGCTGTGGAGCGTGCCAGTATCAGACGCCCCTTCCTCTGGAGCACAACAAGATCCAGCGGTGCATCAAACCCCTCCGGAGGCGTGTGGAGCCTTGTAGCTGAATATATCCTGTATCTTTTATCCGTATCGCTTTTAACGTCGGGCGCAGCATAGACCATTGGTCTTGCGAGGGGGGTTACCTTAGCCCCTGTTTTCTTCAGGATCGTTACGAAGTTATTAGTGGCAAGTCCGCCTATGCTCTGGGTCAGTGCGACATCAGTTTTTTCAGGAGTTATCTCCTTCGGGTATCGTCCGGTCATTACCTTATAACATTCAACAATCTGTGCCAACCCAGAAGCACCCACAGGATGCCCTCTCGATTTAAGTCCTCCGGATATATTAACCGGAAGTCTGCCGTCATGATATCCCTCTTTACCCTGATAGAATTTTATTACATCTTCCGGTCTGAGCAGAAACGTATCAATAAGCCCCACCACCTCAAATGGGGTAAAAGCGTCATGTATCTCTGCAAAATCTACATTTTCCGGACCGAATCCAGCCATATTATAGGCAGATATCGCCGCCTTTCTGGTTGAGAGAAAGCTTGTGATTGAAGTTCGCTTGGTGAGTGCCTGCTTGTCTGTCCCCTGCCCGACTCCGGCGATCACGACATCGCTTTTGTCGCTAGAAACAATAAGGGCTGCCGCTCCGTCACTTATAGGCGAACAGTCATACAGCCTCAGCGGTTCTGCTATAAATCTGCTGGCAAGGTAATCATCTCTGGTTATCTCATTACGGAACTGTGCTTTGTCGTTCAACACTCCGTAATGATGGGCTTTTACAGCAACAGCACCGAGTATGTCTGAAAACTTTTTATCGCTCAGCCCCTGCTCATAGGCAAACCTTCTTGCACACATAGCAGCAAGTGACGGCATACTGGCTCCTGTCCGCCTTTCGGAAGGCTCTATCACTTCGGAAATTATCTTTGTCACTTTAGGGGTTGAAAGATGAGTCATCTTTTCGGCAGCGATAACGAGAACATTCTTATAAAGACCAGCCTTAACGGCGGCATAAGCAAGATTCAAAACTGCCGCACCAGTGCTGGATGCAGTTTCAATACGCACAGATGGAACACCCGAAAGCCCGACCTTGTCTGTAACATAGGATGCAATGTTGCCGACACCGGTGAATGCTTCCGGATTCATAAGTCCGAGATAAACCGCATCCACGCAGGACAGGTCAGCATCCATAGCCTTGATAGCTTCTCTGATCTTGTTAATAAGATTATCCGGACACCTGCAAAAAGTGGAGAGTCCCCCCGCTTTTATGTATACGCTCATGATTCCTCCAGAGTGATAATACAATAATGATGCACCTGCTGTGGCATATCAAGTTTATTTTGTTTTTACATGTGGAGGTTATAGAAAAAAGCCGGAGATATAAACCTCCGGCCGTTTGTTCAGAAAATGGTTGAGCTTCTTAGTAACGGTCGTTACCGAAGTTACCTCTCGGAGCTCTGGGAGCTCTCGGTCTTGCTTCGTTGACAGTGAGCGGTCTGCCCAGCATCTCTACACCGTTAAGTTCTTCGATTGCGGCTTTAGCCTGCTCATCGTCTTCCATTTCAACAAAGCCGAATCCTTTGGAGCGGCCTGTTTCGTGATCTGTGATGATTCTCACAGAGGCTACATCGCCGAAAGACTGAAACATATCACGGATTTCATCTTCCATAGCTTTGTAAGAGAGATTTCCAACATAGATGTTCATAATAACTGATACTATCCTCAAATTTTCGCCATAAAACACTCCTATCGACTGTTTATCCTGGCGAAAACAAATTGGGACGAACATCGATATCCTGTCCAATGGACCTTGCCAAAACTTGTAATAAAACCTTAAACCCGCTCCTGTAGCAGATCATAGGAAATTACTACCTTCAACGCAAAAATATCATTGTTTTTTCGCATTCGCAATAAAATTTTAACAACTCACAAAAAAATTATATTATTTCTAGTGCCTAAAACTTACTCTGTTAACAGAGATTTCGTCTCTCATAACTCCTCTGCTGTATTTAACTGACGGCTCACCAAGCAACAGTACATATGATACGTCGTGGTCAGCAGGAATACTCAGAAGCCCTTTAAGCTCCGGTGCCAGTGCAAATATATGCATTAAGAACCCCAGCCATACTGCTCCGAGACCAAGAGTAGCAGCCATAAGCTCCATATAGCTGAGAGCGATTATTCCATCAGCACTCGGTGTGGGGCTCTCCTTAGGCACAGATGCAACCACAAGATTCGGACCGCCTCTGAATATTATGTCGTTCCCCTTTCTGAACGCTTTCGCAAAAGTGCTGAAAACCTGATATTGCCCTGTCAGCCTGCCTTCTTTATCGAGCTTTTCCAGATGCGAGATCACTTCCTCTCTGAATATATCCATATCTTCAATATTATCTATTATGTGCAGAGCAACACCTCTGTTGTTTTTACCTGTGGGTGCATTTGCTGCGGCTTTGATAAGCTGTTCCATCTTTTCAGCTGAAATATTAACTTTTTTAAACTGACGCACAGAGCGCCTGCTGCGTATCAGGGCATCCATAGCATCCGGAGCTGCTGCAAATCTGACATCAACGCAGGCATCAGGGTCTACGCCCAAGATAGACAATGCCGCAACGGGGCAGACAGCCAGACAGTGCTGGCACCCCATACATTTGCCTTCATTCTTCTGCTGTATGAAGGGTATGCCGTTTGTTATGTCTATAATCTTAGTCGGGCAGTCAACGGCGCATAGCCCGCATTTTGTACATTTCGATTCATCAATAATAAAATTCAACATTAAAGTGCTCCCAGTTTTTCTAATATTTCATCCGGCAGCTTTGGTCTTCCTGATTCCGAAATCCCTGTACCTGTGATTTCCCCTTTAAGCACAAGCTTGTTGTCAGGATAACGATAGATATCCTGTTGGAATATCATACGGACTTTTGAATGAGGGATAAGATTTATCCCTATCCAGAAGTCATCACCGCTGCGGAGAGAGGTTTTATACTCCAGCACAGCCTTTGCTACAATAAGAAAGATGCCCTTTTCGGCGTAACCGGCAAAATCTATTCCCATAGAGAGAAGAAATCTGTGGCGGGCGTGTTCCAGGTAATTCATATATACTGAGTTATTTACAACCCCTTCCATATCCAGCTCATAGTCACGTACGCTGAAGTCCATCCGGAATGCATAATCTTTCATCTTACACCTCAGAGACTATTATAAGTAACCGACAAAAACAGTCAACTTTTCAAATGTAATAGTTATTACTACTTTAATTTATGTGAGAAAGGTATATTTTCTATGAAACAGGAGAAAACTATGAAAAGCATAAAGCTTATTTTGATATTTGCTCTATTTTTGATAACAATGGGGGCAGCGATGGCAGAAACTAAAATGAAAGAAGCAATCTTCGCCGGAGGTTGTTTTTGGTGTATGGAACCTCCATATTCACTTATTAACGGTGTATCAGATGTTTCAGCCGGATATACCGGCGGTGATGTCCCGAACCCGACATATGAAATGGTGTCCACAGGTAAAACAGGACACTATGAAGCGATAAGGATAATTTATAACCCTGAAAAGGTCAGCTATGAAAGACTGCTTGATATCTTCTGGGTAAACATCGACCCCACAGACAAGGGCGGTCAGTTCGCAGACAGAGGCACACAGTATAAGACAGCAATCTTTTATGCCGATGACAAGCAGAAGGCCGCCGCTGAACAATCCAGAAAAAACCTTGATGAATCAGGTAAATTTAACGTTCCGGTTGCAACAGCGATACTGAAAGCAGCGACATTTTATGAAGCGGAAGACTATCATCAGGACTTTTATAAGAAGAACCCTGAAAGATATGACAGCTATAAAAAAGGTTCCGGCAGAGCCGACTTTATCAGCAAAACATGGAAAGATAAGATAAAAGCTGCTGGAAACGTCCCGCAAGCCGACCTTTCGAGATGGGAAGATTATGTAAAACCAGATAAGGAGAAGCTTAAAAGCCAGCTCACAAAACTTCAGTATGAAGTTACGCAGAAAGACGGAACAGAAAGAGCATTTAATAACGAATACTGGGACGAAAAACGAGCAGGAATATATGTTGATATAGTTTCAGGCGAACCGCTCTTCTCATCCACCGACAAATATAAATCCGGAACCGGATGGCCGAGCTTTGTTAAGCCGATAGTGCCACAGTTTATCAGCGAACATACTGACAAAAGCTGGTTTTCTGTCCGGACAGAAGTCCGAAGTGCCTACGGGGACTCTCACCTTGGTCACGTGTTTGAAGACGGTCCAAAAGACAGGGGCGGGTTGCGGTATTGCATAAATTCTGCTGCACTAAGATTTATCCCTGCAGAAGACCTTGAGAAAGAGGGCTATGGCGAATTCAGGTACCTTTTCGAATAATATTAAATATTAGACTGTCACCTGTCTCTGCCCCTTAGCAGGCTAATTGAGAGTTTAAAGAAAAATAAGAAAAACCTCAATTTTGATAACAAGATTGGGGTTTTTTATTCCAAGATGACATTTTCATGGACAAGTTTATCTAAGCCTTACCGAACTTTTCGCATCACTGCAAGGATTAATTTCGAAGCTGTTATTCAAAAAATGCTGATTCTCTTTTTTTAAAAAAATAAGAAAAAAAAGCTTGCTATAATTTTGAAGACTGCTATCTTCTCTCACAAGGCACACAAAAAATGAAAAATATTACTGACATCATTTCAACCAACAGCCTGAACTCAATGTCTCTCATGTCTCACAATACCCTTATGCGCAGCTTCTAGCTGCAATATATTTTTACTCAAACACTACAATACCATAATAACAACTTTTGCCGGCACACAACGTCGGAGCATTTAACTCATTTATTAATTTATTATTTCGGAGGAAATACCAATGGAGCATATCGAAAGCAGACTCCTGCACGGAGGATACGAACCCGGAGAAACAGGATCAAGAGCAGTACCAATCTATCAAACAACAAGCTATGTGTTCAAATCCAGCGAACATGCAGCAAACCTTTTCGGACTCAAAGAGTTCGGAAACATATACTCCCGGATCATGAACCCGACAAATGATGTACTTGAAAAACGTCTGGCAGACCTAGAAGGCGGAACAGGGGCTCTGTCCCTCAGCTCCGGTCAGGCAGCCATAACATTCTCTGTGCTGAACATAACAGCTGCAGGGCAGAACATCGTAGCATCATCATCAATCTATGGCGGGACATACAATCTTTTCAAATATACTCTCGGCAGACTGGGCATAGAGGTCCGGTTTGTTGATGGAACTGATCCCGAAAGTTTCATAAAAGCTGCTGACGAAAATACAAGAGCCTTCTACACCGAATCCATCGGAAACCCGGCAGGTAGGCTGGCTGACATCAGAGGCATCTCTGACCTGGCACACGAAGCCGGAATTCCCTTAATAGTAGACAACACTATAACCCCTTATATATTCAAACCATTTGACCACGGAGCCGACATAGTTGTTTACTCCCTGACCAAATTCATATCCGGTAACGGAACATCCATAGGCGGGGCAGTTATCGAAAAAGGGGACTTCAACTGGGCAAACGGAAGGTATCCTGAGATCACAGAACCGGATCCTTCATATCACGGACTGAGCTACTGGGATGCATTCGGCAACCACGATAAAGCAGTCCTCAGAGGAGCTTCTTACATACTAAAAGCCAGAGTTCAGCTTCTGCGCGATCTCGGGTCATGTCTGTCCCCTTACAGTGCCAACCAGATTCTCTTGGGGCTGGAGACACTTCCGCTCAGGATAAAAAAGCACTGTGAAAACTCTCTGACTGTGGCTGAATTCCTCGCAAAACACCCAAAAGTCAGCTGGGTGAACTATGCGGGTCTGAGTGACCATCCGGATCACAAAAAAGCATCAGAAATCCTTAAGCACGGCTATGGTGCAATCATCGGATTCGGCATTAAAGGCGGGCTGGAATCAGGCAAAAAATTTATCGAAAGCGTAA
This window of the Denitrovibrio acetiphilus DSM 12809 genome carries:
- a CDS encoding O-acetylhomoserine aminocarboxypropyltransferase/cysteine synthase family protein, which gives rise to MEHIESRLLHGGYEPGETGSRAVPIYQTTSYVFKSSEHAANLFGLKEFGNIYSRIMNPTNDVLEKRLADLEGGTGALSLSSGQAAITFSVLNITAAGQNIVASSSIYGGTYNLFKYTLGRLGIEVRFVDGTDPESFIKAADENTRAFYTESIGNPAGRLADIRGISDLAHEAGIPLIVDNTITPYIFKPFDHGADIVVYSLTKFISGNGTSIGGAVIEKGDFNWANGRYPEITEPDPSYHGLSYWDAFGNHDKAVLRGASYILKARVQLLRDLGSCLSPYSANQILLGLETLPLRIKKHCENSLTVAEFLAKHPKVSWVNYAGLSDHPDHKKASEILKHGYGAIIGFGIKGGLESGKKFIESVKVFSHLANVGDARSLVIHPASTTHQQLTTEERISAGVTDDYVRLSVGIEDVSDLIADLEQALEQI
- a CDS encoding acetyltransferase, which encodes MADKIIILGTGGHAKVVKELAEACGYEVIGFTGSGKPAGTIILNKEVLCTTEEIESLKKQTNNVIVAVSANSVRQKRAEYVLERGFNVVSLIHPSCVFSPSAEVGTGTVIMGGTVVNADSYIGDFSIINTGATVDHDCRIGDFCHIAPGANLGGEVTIRDHTWIGVGAAVRDNITIGQNVMVGGSAFVAYDIDDNVTAVGVPAKAMLK
- the msrA gene encoding peptide-methionine (S)-S-oxide reductase MsrA, with the protein product MKSIKLILIFALFLITMGAAMAETKMKEAIFAGGCFWCMEPPYSLINGVSDVSAGYTGGDVPNPTYEMVSTGKTGHYEAIRIIYNPEKVSYERLLDIFWVNIDPTDKGGQFADRGTQYKTAIFYADDKQKAAAEQSRKNLDESGKFNVPVATAILKAATFYEAEDYHQDFYKKNPERYDSYKKGSGRADFISKTWKDKIKAAGNVPQADLSRWEDYVKPDKEKLKSQLTKLQYEVTQKDGTERAFNNEYWDEKRAGIYVDIVSGEPLFSSTDKYKSGTGWPSFVKPIVPQFISEHTDKSWFSVRTEVRSAYGDSHLGHVFEDGPKDRGGLRYCINSAALRFIPAEDLEKEGYGEFRYLFE
- a CDS encoding RNA recognition motif domain-containing protein, translated to MNIYVGNLSYKAMEDEIRDMFQSFGDVASVRIITDHETGRSKGFGFVEMEDDEQAKAAIEELNGVEMLGRPLTVNEARPRAPRAPRGNFGNDRY
- a CDS encoding glutathione peroxidase, with the translated sequence MSLLNFEIPLVTGEMKNLDEYSGKVVLAVNTASKCGFTPQYEGLEEIYRMYKDQGFVVLAFPCNQFGAQEPGTEEEIHEFLSCNYTITFPVFQKIDVNGANQHPFFRALKTMAPGTMGTKPIKWNFTKFLISRDGTRVERFASSKDPEKLRTAIERELAKEA
- a CDS encoding thiolase C-terminal domain-containing protein; translation: MSVYIKAGGLSTFCRCPDNLINKIREAIKAMDADLSCVDAVYLGLMNPEAFTGVGNIASYVTDKVGLSGVPSVRIETASSTGAAVLNLAYAAVKAGLYKNVLVIAAEKMTHLSTPKVTKIISEVIEPSERRTGASMPSLAAMCARRFAYEQGLSDKKFSDILGAVAVKAHHYGVLNDKAQFRNEITRDDYLASRFIAEPLRLYDCSPISDGAAALIVSSDKSDVVIAGVGQGTDKQALTKRTSITSFLSTRKAAISAYNMAGFGPENVDFAEIHDAFTPFEVVGLIDTFLLRPEDVIKFYQGKEGYHDGRLPVNISGGLKSRGHPVGASGLAQIVECYKVMTGRYPKEITPEKTDVALTQSIGGLATNNFVTILKKTGAKVTPLARPMVYAAPDVKSDTDKRYRIYSATRLHTPPEGFDAPLDLVVLQRKGRLILARSTAEELPKIGSLMQIDEKVEGNLLVKEDGFLRFLGF
- a CDS encoding nitroreductase family protein, coding for MLNFIIDESKCTKCGLCAVDCPTKIIDITNGIPFIQQKNEGKCMGCQHCLAVCPVAALSILGVDPDACVDVRFAAAPDAMDALIRSRRSVRQFKKVNISAEKMEQLIKAAANAPTGKNNRGVALHIIDNIEDMDIFREEVISHLEKLDKEGRLTGQYQVFSTFAKAFRKGNDIIFRGGPNLVVASVPKESPTPSADGIIALSYMELMAATLGLGAVWLGFLMHIFALAPELKGLLSIPADHDVSYVLLLGEPSVKYSRGVMRDEISVNRVSFRH
- a CDS encoding GNAT family N-acetyltransferase; the protein is MKISKATTNDIPELCGLLTILFTQEEEFKPDFKKQAEGLRNIIENPSAGCILKAEADGRIIGMVNLLFTISTFTGGKVAVLEDMVVLPEQRGTGTGAKILEAAKNTAKEEGCRRITLLTDGNNLLAQKFYKKHGFERSDMVAMRYFY
- a CDS encoding isochorismatase family protein, producing MKKTILSFLLAAATSFTSYAGNIIEEWSSSISPSAPKLFEVNISASETAMLIIDIEEQRPERNRRSKNNGKTASINHLKNKAEEAGMTVIYTVIPSYSEQKALTSAKNSSDNIFNELQDILSKNNIKNIIIAGASDNATVLHTATAAAYTGYSVIAPIDCLTGAEEYTEQATIWNLDSGNRKNETVTLTKSNMITITA
- a CDS encoding acyl-CoA thioesterase: MKDYAFRMDFSVRDYELDMEGVVNNSVYMNYLEHARHRFLLSMGIDFAGYAEKGIFLIVAKAVLEYKTSLRSGDDFWIGINLIPHSKVRMIFQQDIYRYPDNKLVLKGEITGTGISESGRPKLPDEILEKLGAL